A window of Plasmodium brasilianum strain Bolivian I chromosome 8, whole genome shotgun sequence contains these coding sequences:
- a CDS encoding hypothetical protein (Plasmodium exported protein), with product MFQQQVIMKRIKLTYNNLYKNLYKYENKIKHADDEGVYNIGNRLNTLIQNDNLIEYFNILKHEGKVLKTNTRYEREVIKLLNTKCKTTNYFGSKFEINIKNLITLFTLIILSGCGIILIIENIDTPNDNKLNRYKKNSKLSLGLY from the exons ATGTTCCAACAACAAgttataatgaaaagaataaaattaacatataataatttatataaaaacttgtataaatatgaaaacaaGATAAA gCACGCAGATGATGAGGGTGTATATAACATTGGAAATAGattaaatacattaatacaaaatgataatctaatagaatattttaatatattaaagcaTGAAGGAAAAGTTCTAAAAACAA ataCAAGATATGAAAGAGAAGTTATAAAACTACTGAATACTAAATGCAAAACAACAAATTATTTTGGAAGtaaatttgaaataaatattaaaaatttaataacgCTTTTTACGCTAATTATATTATCAGGATGCGGCATCATATTAAT TATCGAAAATATTGACACACCTAATGATAATAAGTTAAAtaggtataaaaaaaattctaaacTGTCCTTAGgattatattaa